Genomic window (Argopecten irradians isolate NY chromosome 2, Ai_NY, whole genome shotgun sequence):
CGCACTTAGGTTGTGCAGCGTCCGGCGCCCATCAACCACGTGTCAAAAGTCTTCTtgtcaacaaatatttacactaaTATAcctatagagacctgatattggtcttgtacacatcctcgatactccaggggttactatcacaaCTTCAAAGCTACACAGTCAACCACCCTATGTGTACTGTTATACAATGCtgttgatgtacatcaaatgactaaattacagTACCTGTTCTGTACTGaactgttgcctccagttttactagagatagtccagggatggatataacatcagtaatagtaacccctgaagtatcaaGGATTCCTAGTACCTTGCTGAGATTATAGTTAtaggctacaaagtttgttcaaatgaataacattGACCTTAATTGAAGGTCACAGGAATTTAAAAGGCTAATATCTTTAACTTACTTAAATTAAAAAACTAAGAGGtctatagagacctgatatgGGTCTTGTAGTAATGTAAGGGTTCAAAATAAACACTCACTCACTAGGCAAAAGGGAGTTGGTTTTTGAAATGGTGAGTGGAAAAATATTGTACTTGCATTTTTGGCAAGTGGGTGCATCGTTCGTCAttctaaatacaatgtacatgtacatatagtgTAAAGTATTCCAATCTATACACCTGTCATAaattgcgggtaggtatccattgtgacatcattattttgtgggcacAATTCACCTTGCTTTCTCGGAAAAGTGTTACATTAAGCTTGCCAGCACATgatatcacaatcaataccaacccacaagggcagatactctgtaatatgcaaatacagaattgatTAGGGACAGTAACCATTAGGTCAAAATAAAGAGTGATGTTAGTCATATGCTTTAAAACCTTAACGTTGTAGAAGGAGAAATGACGAGATGGTGAACTGTTCCATCTGCCTAGACGCCATCAAGACACCAACTTGTTGTATTCCATGTGGGCATGTTTTCTGTAATGCATGCATTGGACGATGGCAGCGACAGAATGTCTACAATGGTGCTACCAAGGACTGTCCACAGTGTAGGCACCAGATAGAACATGCCCAGATTATCCGGTTTGACACCTCGGAGGAAGTCGATAACATAGGTATACTATATCTAATGTTATATGTTACTAGAAACATCTTATTATCTTCAAAACCAAGGGACTGAAATAGTAACACGTTGTCATGATCAGGGTTTTTGCTAGCTATTTTGGGAAAAGGACCCTGAgcaaaaattgggaaaatattaaaggcccactacctttccggagcaaaatataaagatttcttaaaaacattaattacctcagaaaatatatcCCGATGGCCTAcgatgaggttacaacatcaaacatatgcaatatttcctgtgtaatatatgataacaatggcgagtcatttcgctgttttaccgtctgccgcagtgatagtcaacttccgcgcggtatttaggatgaTGGGGGAAAttataagacgacccgcgttatgaaaattaacattatttattttaattaaattgtttaggaggtgataataagtgtagtattaacgttaagttaataacttttgccactcgacaaaattattaatctcgttttacattcccattttaaaaatcaaaaaccgtttcggaaaggtagtgggcctttaacagtgtttttaaaaaattgggAAATTATCTTCATCATTTTAATTTAAGTCTGACTCAAAATATTCATCAACTATTGAGTCAGTATTcagtaatataaaaaaatgataaatttatcattttaattatttttgatgctGTACGTAATTTTTATTGCAtgttaaagatactccaccgctgacaaacagtattttttctctatcaaaaagaaaagagcagacgattaaatatttttgttcagttacaaaagttgcttaatttctgtacaccattaccacaattaaaaagtttgagcttctacttttacttcaagataaaaatatgaaaataattagcctaattgcatcccaaaaaataTCTGTGGCACTAAGtcatatggaatgaagtactgattgcgaatgcaccaaaagcaaaatgaattattttatattatcttttgtgATAAtgagacatatacatacacgattaaacacaaattatagttcaaatgatgagtagtttatgctctgtcggtgatGGAGCGTCCAAAATAAAACACTAGgaatgtacaaatgtaggtaGTACCTAACTGATCAATGCAGAAATTATGGTAAAATGCAAATACATGAGGTCTATGTAAATTGTCAAAGAcgtttgaaaatgaaacatactacatgtatatacacaaacTACAATCTATggattcaaacaaaatttttaatttacaaCCGATACTTAACAAATTGAATAGCAGACGAAACATCTGGCTCAACCCTACTGTCACTTACCACACTGAAAGTGGGCCACGTGTCAAAAACACCAACTGACAGGACCCAAGATATTGTGCCTGAGGGGTTAATTAATTGGTGATAGCCATTTATAATCCTATTTTTATGTCTGGTTGATGTTTTGCGTCCGTACCTCGGTTAGAAATCGGGACGCTTCCGCGAACATAAACTATTAAAAAATGATGTTTCCCATGTGGAATGGACTCGTACAGgacattatatattaataaccaAAACCGAAGGTATATTAAGACATCATGTGCGGTTTTAACTTAATGCCATGATTGGGAAAATAGTGACTGATTTGGGAAAATACAATGCTATTTTTCAATTGGGAATGGGTCCGTTTACTGGACCCTATAAAGGCCTGGCAAAAACCCTGATGATATATACTTATAATGCAGTTTTCGTTATAGTTATAAAATATCATAGAATATTACAACATTCTTTAGAAGAATCTCTTTTCATGGATCTTAATATTGGAATTTATAAAAAGTTCACAaagtattttacttttaatgaaTTTAACTAAATATAATTTAGCTATAAATATCTTCcattcattcatattttattatttcactgATGAAATTTTTACTACAGTGTTGATATTATGGGGAAATCATTAGTTTGATGGTTTATTATGCAAATGCCTGCATATTAAGATTTTCTACTTGCAGAGTATGACGACGCTGTTGAAAACCCTTGGGATGAATCTGATGTGGGAACAATATTGAAATCCCTGGGAAATATCTGGAAAAGGAGCCAAATAAGGCAAATTTTAAAGTCAGGACAAGGTAAAGACAACTAAAAGGACTTGTATGTTATGATATACCTGAAAATAATACACCTGGAAATTAGAACCAAGTTGATATTGAATAAGAAAAAGATCAAGTCTTTATTTTTAGCTGAATAACAagatacagtgtacatattaAACAAAGACTAAGGACTGACAAATTACTCTACTTACCATTGAAGACACATCAAACTCTTTTAACTGTAAGAATAACAttgtttatgaaatttcagaggtGAATGATGAGTTCAGATGAacaatgatttaaaaatatgaaccaatagtaacatgtacacaatgtatattatttaaGAAAAGATTTTTGACACTCTTAAATTTTGTAACTTGTAAAATAAATCCAGAAAGTCATTTCTATCAAAGTATTTCCAAATGTTTCACCCACAGGTACTTTATTTGAGAAGGAGTTCGATGCTGAAAACACTTCTCCTTATGAGTATTTTagtaatgataataatatattcCTATTTATCAATTACAGACAGAATACTGTCATATGACTGGGTTAAAAACATGTGGCTCTGTGCCCAGAATGGCTGGAAAATTGGAAAACGTTTTGCAGGAGAAGTCCATTCATGTGATGGTAAGTTTTAGTGAAGTTCTTTATTTCCTTACTTTCTGCAGAATTGCAGAACATGCAGTTATTTGGACTTTATATTTTGCCTTTGTATGTTACTCTTGTATTTTCATATCTGCAATTTCAGTGAATTCATGATGACTTTAACATGGACAGAATACTTTAagatatgtaatatatttgacATATCTGTATATGTGAATAGGATTATAATGGTTTGGATAATTATAGCTACATGGTATTTTATTTTAGGTCTGGAGAATAAAGTGAACCTAGTAAAGGTGCGCCTACATCAGGGCTTCAGTCACTGTAAACATAAAGTCATGCATCATAGACATACAGGTAAGTAGGTACAGCCttgctaccccaactgagaacgacgcgtgtatataaacctcctaccgctctaccgctgacttgtatcgatgcATTGAGTGAGTGTAGCTAGTtacaaatactgtaaaaacttgtgtaacttacacaccagtgtactttgcacatttattttttcttggggctgaaaatgttgaaaaaatctACTATTGGTATATTTTGAGCATTCAaaaattttggggaaaacgatgtccggggaaccacaaattcaatgttataaaGATGGTAATTTTATTGCAAACCATTTACagtaaatgcttgacaacttgcacaaaaaagtaatgtatttagaagaaataacataataaaaatgcattgtgcttgttttcttttattggccaccgtaactgaaacagtgaaatatatcttgcagaacatgtcaaaaatattggcagtccgccgtactccgtacACGTCAATAtctggagatatt
Coding sequences:
- the LOC138315871 gene encoding uncharacterized protein codes for the protein MVNCSICLDAIKTPTCCIPCGHVFCNACIGRWQRQNVYNGATKDCPQCRHQIEHAQIIRFDTSEEVDNIEYDDAVENPWDESDVGTILKSLGNIWKRSQIRQILKSGQDRILSYDWVKNMWLCAQNGWKIGKRFAGEVHSCDGLENKVNLVKVRLHQGFSHCKHKVMHHRHTESLKRKWDGLSEDWKHVVAISLAVLVVLLMVDIKHQDGFIQSVIFPVFHTFFFIFHELMACLVYIVFRPLYCSFLCTMEVASTIADVTVETLVSLVQMIVSLCVLPLIMAYGLIQVVTVTVGTILRTVIPLIIFLYFISPSVQNHCRAILARLQHQDRNQNEQEENN